The Vicia villosa cultivar HV-30 ecotype Madison, WI linkage group LG1, Vvil1.0, whole genome shotgun sequence genome includes a region encoding these proteins:
- the LOC131624886 gene encoding uncharacterized protein LOC131624886, whose translation MLKPDGSIGKHKTMLLAIGFLHKYGLDYFKVFAPVARHETIRLVIAIAANRNGPLMHLDVKYVFLNGPLQEDVYVSQPPRFVKRNQEGMVLEGHAFSGRLTTDEKQHVVDLTKRHVPPRHILISLKEQDPENVTRIMQLWTALIRQTNIDNLCLKLLKDLCPQVILTNRDFALMKTVKVVFPTMINLLCRFDINKNVGAKCKQYVVNDMQETIDSLWMDVVWASDDVEYSQRLQQLEQTCFDYSELIDYVKDTWLIPHRVESAYWKLKQMLGNSIGDMVKCWEAMNDNLNLQIGNIQDSFRKSVYEVEHAHISPFYGNLQGSVFRAALRRIAEEISRIYYVGSNMKKCGCTNITNYGLPCACELGRYVLGGISIPIDSVDEEDGSEVDMSSAIDKLWRRFRSLDVVRKIALKSRVCELVYPTKTSMCPPPEKIKTKGGVKKKGKKPNGYDVYRDPSYHEYVDESSQSSQRQYQPSHTSKKQSQSKKQSPSKKH comes from the exons ATGCTAAAGCCAGATGGATCAATTGGCAAACACAAAACAATGCTATTAGCTATAGGATTTCTACATaaatatggtttagactacttTAAAGtatttgctcctgtagctagacatgaaacaatcagattgGTGATTGCTATAGCTGCAAATAGGAATGGGCCTCTTATGCATTTAGAtgtgaaatatgtttttcttaaTGGTCCTTTACAAGAGGATGTTTATGTATCACAACCTCCTAGATTTGTGAAAAGgaatcaggaagggatggt ATTAGAAGGTCATGCCTTTAGTGGTAGGTTGACCACAGATGAGAAGCAGCATGTTGTTGATTTGACAAAGAGACATGTTCCACCTCGACACATATTGATTTCGTTGAAAGAGCAAGATCCTGAGAATGTCACTCGGATCATGCAA TTATGGACTGCACTTATAAGACAAACTAATATAGACAACCTCTGTTTGAAATTATTG AAAGATTTGTGTCCACAAGTGATCTTGACGAATAGAGATTTTGCTTTGATGAAAACAGTTAAAGTTGTGTTTCCTACGATGATTAATTTGCTATGTCGATTTGACATTAACAAAAATGTTGGTGCAAAATGCAAGCAATATGTGGTGAATGACATGCAAGAGACGATAGATTCATTATGGATGGATGTTGTATGGGCTAGTGATGATGTTGAGTATAGTCAACGGTTGCAACAACTTGAACAGACATGTTTTGATTATAGTGAATTAATTGATTATGTGAAAGACACGTGGTTGATTCCACATAG ggttgagTCTGCATATTGGAAGTTAAAGCAGATGTTGGGGAATAGTATTGGTGACATGGTCAaatgttgggaagctatgaatgACAATCTGAATTTACAAATAGGCAACATTCAAGATTCTTTTCGAAAAAGTGTTTATGAAGTTGAGCACGCACACATAAGTCCATTTTATGGTAATCTGCAAGGTTCTGTTTTTAGAGCTGCTTTGAGACGCATTGCTGAAGAGATATCGAGGATTTATTATGTTGGAAGTAACATGAAAAAATGTGGTTGTACTAATATAACAAATTATGGGTTACCTTGTGCTTGTGAGTTAGGAAGATACGTTCTTGGTGGTATTTCGATACCAATAGACAGT GTAGATGAAGAAGATGGATCAGAGGTGGATATGAGTAGTGCAATAGATAAATTATGGAGAAGGTTTAGATCACTAGATGTTGTTAGGAAAATAGCATTAAAAAGTAGGGTTTGTGAACTTGTTTATCCCACAAAAACTTCAATGTGTCCACCACCTGAGAAAATAAAAACCAAAGGAGGAGTGAAGAAGAAAGGGAAGAAACCGAATGGGTATGATGTTTATAGGGATCCTTCATATCATGAGTATGTTGACGAATCATCTCAATCATCACAGAGACAATATCAACCATCACATACTTCAAAGAAGCAGTCACAATCAAAGAAACAATCCCCATCGAAGAAGCATTAG
- the LOC131636153 gene encoding protein neprosin-like has protein sequence MDMKGYYSVSLTKKHMKHSFFSPQFTTRQHQCKQENHLVSEQTSLLNHSLKLSSSTSSQNTLPPILLVFVTLLLFFTPILSHPIVINSTSSQQLVSHTNNVNQTFRPDFALRKLKRIRAHLKKINKPPIKTIKSPDGDVIDCIISHQQPAFDHPKLKGQKPLDPPERPKGYSNNNNGENATYNFQLWTDSGETCPQGTVPIRRTTEQDFLRASSVRRFGRKPRGVRRDSAGNGHEHAVVFVNGEQYYGAKASINVWTPRVTDQYEFSLSQIWVIAGSFGNDLNTIEAGWQVSPELYGDNYPRFFTYWTTDAYQATGCYNLLCSGFIQTNNRIAIGAAISPRSIYNGRQFDIGLMVWKDPKHGHWWLEFGSGLLVGYWPANIFSHLRNHASMVQFGGEIVNSRSRGYHTGTQMGSGHFSGEGFRKAAYFRNLQVVDWDNNLLPLSNIHQLSDHSNCYDIKEGRNNVWGTYFYYGGPGRNVRCP, from the exons ATGGACATGAAGGGATATTATTCAGTTTCCTTGACAAAAAAACACAtgaaacactcatttttttcacCTCAATTCACAACAAGACAACACCAATGCAAACAAGAAAATCATCTTGTCTCAGAACAAACAAGTTTACTAAATCATTCCCTCAAATTGTCTTCTTCCACTTCTTCCCAAAACACTCTACCACCTATTCTACTTGTTTTTGTTACTTTGCTTCTGTTTTTTACCCCAATTTTGTCACACCCCATTGTCATAAATTCAACTTCATCACAACAACTAGTCTCTCACACCAACAATGTTAACCAAACTTTTAGACCAGATTTCGCATTGCGTAAATTGAAGAGAATCAGAGCTCACTTGAAGAAGATCAACAAGCCTCCCATCAAGACTATCAAg AGTCCAGATGGAGATGTGATAGATTGTATTATATCTCATCAACAACCAGCTTTTGACCATCCAAAACTCAAAGGACAAAAACCATtg GATCCACCAGAAAGGCCAAAAGggtacagcaacaacaacaatggaGAAAATGCAACATATAACTTTCAGCTTTGGACTGATTCTGGTGAAACATGTCCTCAAGGAACTGTTCCAATCAGAAGAACAACAGAACAAGATTTTCTTAGAGCAAGTTCTGTTAGAAGATTTGGAAGAAAACCTAGAGGTGTAAGAAGAGACTCTGCAGGGAATGGTCATGAG CATGCAGTTGTTTTTGTAAATGGAGAACAATACTATGGAGCAAAAGCAAGTATAAATGTTTGGACACCAAGAGTAACAGATCAATATGAGTTCAGCCTGTCACAGATTTGGGTTATTGCTGGATCATTTGGTAATGATCTTAATACAATAGAAGCTGGATGGCAG GTAAGTCCTGAGTTATATGGTGACAATTATCCGAGATTCTTCACTTATTGGACT ACGGATGCGTATCAAGCAACGGGATGCTACAATTTACTATGTTCGGGATTTATACAAACAAACAACAGGATTGCTATAGGGGCTGCAATCTCTCCAAGATCAATCTATAATGGAAGACAGTTTGATATTGGCTTAATGGTGTGGAAA GATCCAAAGCATGGACATTGGTGGCTAGAATTTGGATCAGGTCTACTAGTTGGATATTGGCCAGCAAACATATTTAGTCACTTGAGAAATCATGCAAGCATGGTACAATTTGGAGGAGAAATTGTGAATTCGCGATCAAGAGGCTACCACACCGGGACTCAAATGGGAAGTGGACATTTTTCAGGAGAAGGTTTTAGAAAAGCAGcttattttagaaacttacaaGTAGTTGATTGGGATAATAACCTGCTTCCTTTATCAAATATTCACCAATTATCTGATCATTCAAATTGCTATGATATTAAAGAAGGAAGAAACAATGTTTGGGGAACTTACTTTTATTATGGAGGTCCAGGAAGAAATGTGAGATGTCCATGA
- the LOC131636144 gene encoding leucine-rich repeat receptor-like serine/threonine-protein kinase RGI4, which yields MPLNPWTLFFLSIFLLLPHHSFLSLAVNQQGEALLSWKRSLNGSLEMLSNWDPIEETPCSWFGVTCNLKNQVVELDMRDVDLLGKLPTNFFSLFSLTSLILTGTNLTGPIPKELGALVELSYLDLSDNALSGEIPSEISYLPKLEELHLNSNELTGSIPVTIGNLTNLTKLILYDNQLSGEIPNTIGNMKSLQVIRAGGNKNLEGQLPQEIGNCSNLIMLGLAETSISGFMPPTIGLLKKLETLAIYTSLLSGQIPSEIGDCTQLQNIYLYENSLTGSIPTKLGNLKNLRNLLLWQNNLVGTIPQEIGNCHQLSVIDASVNSLTGSIPRSFGNLTLLEELQLSANQISGEIPGELGNCQQLTHIELDNNLISGTIPSELGNLGNLTLLFLWHNKLLGNIPSTLSNCQNLEAIDLSQNVLTGPIPEGIFQLQNLNKLLLLSNNLSGKIPSQIGNCSSLIRFRANDNNITGTIPSEIGNLKNLNFLDLGNNRISGVIPAEISGCGNLTFLDLHSNFIAGSLPESLSQLVSLQFLDISDNMLEGSLSQSLGSLAALTKLVLQNNRISGSIPTKLGSCVKLQLLDLSNNQFSGKIPGSIGNIPALEIALNLSTNQLTGNIPREFSDLTKLGVLDLSHNILTGNLDYLATLENLVVLNISSNKFSGRVPNTPFFEKLPLNVLSGNPSLCFAGSRCYNEGAGKSGRRAREARVVMVILLSIACVLLMAALYVVVAAKRRGEQENDVELNGKDSDAEMVPPWEVTLYQKLDLSISDVAKGLSAGNIIGHGRSGVVYKVTLPATGLTIAAKKFRLSEKFSASSFSSEIATLARIRHRNIVRLLGWGANRRTKLLFYDYLPNGNLDAMLHEGCTGLAVEWETRLKIAIGVAEGLAYLHHDCVPAILHRDVKAQNILLGDRYEACLADFGFARFVEEHPSSFSVNPQFAGSYGYIAPEYACMMKITEKSDVYSFGVVLLEIITGKRPVDPSFPDEIHVIQWVREHLKSKKDPVEILDSKLQGHPDMQIQEMLQALGISLLCTSNRADDRPTMKDVAALLREIQHDTTSGAEPLKPKRSETSSYSSSSVTPAQLLFLQSNSHSHSSSIAYSSSSAAAAYHSPRNQSRIQD from the exons ATGCCTCTAAATCCATGGACCCTTTTTTTCTTATCCATTTTTCTATTACTTCCACACCATTCTTTTCTATCTTTGGCAGTGAACCAACAAGGAGAAGCTCTTCTTTCATGGAAAAGAAGTTTGAATGGATCCTTGGAGATGTTGAGTAACTGGGATCCAATTGAAGAGACACCGTGTAGCTGGTTTGGAGTGACTTGCAACTTGAAGAACCAAGTAGTAGAATTGGATATGAGGGATGTGGATTTGCTTGGAAAACTCCCAACAAATTTCTTCTCATTGTTTTCCTTGACAAGTCTTATCTTAACCGGAACGAATCTCACCGGTCCAATCCCAAAAGAACTAGGTGCTCTGGTTGAACTCAGCTACTTAGACTTGAGTGACAATGCATTGAGTGGCGAAATCCCGAGTGAAATCAGCTATTTGCCTAAACTCGAGGAACTTCATCTGAACTCAAACGAGCTCACGGGGTCGATACCGGTCACAATTGGGAACCTCACAAATTTGACAAAGTTGATCTTATACGACAATCAGCTGAGTGGCGAAATTCCCAATACAATTGGCAACATGAAGAGCCTTCAAGTGATAAGAGCGGGTGGAAACAAGAATCTAGAAGGACAATTACCGCAGGAAATCGGAAACTGTTCTAACTTGATCATGTTGGGTTTAGCAGAAACAAGTATCTCAGGTTTCATGCCACCAACTATTGGACTATTGAAGAAGCTTGAAACATTAGCCATTTACACTTCACTCCTCTCTGGCCAAATTCCCTCTGAAATTGGTGATTGCACACAGCTTCAAAACATTTACCTTTACGAAAACTCACTCACAGGATCCATTCCAACTAAACTGGGAAACCTTAAGAATCTCAGAAACCTGTTACTGTGGCAGAACAATTTAGTAGGCACCATTCCTCAAGAGATTGGAAACTGTCACCAATTATCAGTGATCGACGCGTCAGTAAATTCATTAACCGGAAGCATTCCTAGAAGCTTCGGGAACCTGACTTTGCTGGAAGAACTTCAATTGAGTGCGAATCAGATTTCTGGCGAGATACCAGGAGAATTAGGAAACTGTCAACAACTGACTCACATAGAGCTTGATAACAATCTTATATCTGGTACAATACCTTCCGAATTAGGAAACCTTGGGAATCTAACGTTGTTGTTTCTGTGGCATAATAAGTTATTAGGTAATATACCTTCCACTCTTTCCAATTGTCAAAACCTTGAAGCTATTGATCTGTCACAGAATGTGTTAACTGGTCCCATACCAGAAGGTATATTCCAGCTTCAGAATCTCAACAAGCTTTTGCTTCTATCTAATAATCTCTCCGGTAAAATTCCCTCTCAGATTGGAAATTGTTCTTCTCTTATTCGCTTTCGAGCCAACGACAATAACATTACTGGTACCATTCCTTCTGAGATTGGTAATCTTAAGAATTTGAACTTCCTTGACCTCGGGAACAATCGAATTTCTGGTGTTATCCCGGCGGAGATCTCTGGCTGCGGCAATCTCACTTTCTTGGACTTGCATTCGAATTTCATTGCCGGAAGCTTGCCAGAAAGTTTAAGTCAGCTTGTTTCACTTCAATTTCTTGATATCTCAGATAACATGCTTGAAGGCTCCCTGAGCCAATCTCTCGGCTCGCTCGCCGCACTTACTAAACTGGTTCTTCAGAATAATCGAATCTCCGGTTCGATTCCGACTAAACTCGGTTCATGTGTCAAGTTACAGTTATTGGACCTAAGCAACAATCAATTCTCCGGTAAAATCCCCGGTAGCATTGGTAACATTCCGGCTCTGGAAATAGCTCTGAATCTAAGCACAAACCAACTCACTGGCAACATTCCCCGCGAGTTTTCAGATTTAACTAAACTCGGAGTACTTGATCTATCTCACAACATTCTCACCGGAAATCTCGATTATCTTGCCACGTTAGAAAATCTTGTGGTCCTCAATATCTCCTCTAATAAATTCTCAGGCCGCGTTCCGAACACGCCGTTCTTCGAGAAACTTCCTTTAAACGTCCTCTCAGGAAACCCGTCGCTGTGCTTCGCCGGCAGCCGGTGCTACAACGAAGGTGCCGGAAAATCAGGTCGCCGTGCGAGGGAAGCGCGCGTGGTGATGGTTATTCTCCTAAGCATCGCGTGTGTTTTACTCATGGCGGCGCTGTACGTTGTCGTGGCAGCAAAACGACGCGGAGAGCAAGAAAACGACGTGGAGCTCAATGGAAAAGACAGCGACGCGGAAATGGTCCCTCCTTGGGAAGTGACATTGTACCAGAAACTCGATCTGTCAATATCCGACGTGGCAAAAGGTCTATCCGCCGGCAATATCATCGGCCACGGCAGATCCGGTGTCGTTTATAAGGTCACCTTGCCAGCAACGGGATTAACCATTGCAGCTAAAAAGTTCAGGTTATCAGAGAAGTTCTCAGCTTCGTCATTTTCATCGGAGATTGCCACGTTGGCAAGAATCCGCCACCGTAACATTGTGCGGTTATTAGGTTGGGGTGCTAACCGCAGAACGAAGTTACTGTTCTACGATTATTTACCCAATGGTAATTTGGATGCAATGTTGCACGAGGGGTGTACAGGATTAGCAGTGGAATGGGAGACAAGGCTCAAGATAGCAATTGGCGTTGCCGAGGGATTGGCTTATTTGCACCATGATTGCGTTCCTGCTATCTTGCATCGGGATGTTAAGGCGCAGAATATTTTGTTAGGAGATAGATATGAAGCTTGTTTGGCTGATTTTGGTTTTGCTCGTTTCGTCGAAGAACATCCCTCTTCATTTTCAGTTAATCCTCAGTTTGCTGGTTCTTACGGCTACATTGCCCCTG AGTATGCTTGTATGATGAAGATAACAGAGAAAAGTGATGTATACAGCTTCGGTGTGGTCCTACTCGAGATAATAACAGGGAAAAGACCGGTTGATCCATCATTTCCAGATGAAATACATGTTATTCAATGGGTCAGGGAGCATTTGAAGAGCAAGAAAGACCCGGTCGAGATTCTTGATTCGAAGCTACAGGGTCATCCAGATATGCAAATACAAGAGATGTTACAAGCACTTGGTATTTCGTTATTGTGTACAAGTAATCGCGCTGATGATCGGCCTACCATGAAAGATGTCGCTGCATTATTGAGAGAAATTCAGCATGACACTACTTCTGGTGCTGAGCCTCTCAAGCCTAAAAGATCCGAAACATCGTCGTATTCTTCGTCTTCAGTAACCCCCGCTCAGCTGTTGTTTCTACAATCGAACTCACATTCACATTCCTCCTCAATTGCGTATTCCTCTTCCTCGGCCGCAGCAGCATACCATTCACCAAGGAACCAGTCACGAATTCAAGATTGA